A stretch of DNA from Streptomyces sp. NBC_01197:
TCGCACCTCACCACGACGGCGGAACGGCCCTTCAGAGCCAGCCCTTCTCGCGGGCGATCCGCACCGCCTCGGCCCGGTTGCGGGCCGTCAGTTTCTGGATCGCCGTCGAGAGGTAGTTGCGGACGGTCCCCTGCGACAGGTGCAGCGCCGCCGCCAGTTCCGCGTTGGTCGAGCCGTCCGCCGCCGCGCGCAGCACCTCGCGCTCGCGGTCCGTCAGCGGGTTCGCGCCGTCCGAGAGCGCCGCGGCCGCCAGCGTGGGGTCGATGACCCGCTCACCGTCGAGCACCTTCCGTACGGCGGTGGCCAGTTGCGCCGCGGGGGCGTCCTTTACCAGGAAGGCGTGGGCGCCCGACTCCATGGCCCGGCGCAGATAGCCGGGGCGGCCGAAGGTGGTCAGCACGACGACCTTGAGCGCGGGCAGTTCACGGTGGAGCTGGGCCGCCGCCTCGATGCCGGTCATGCCCGGCATCTCGATGTCGAGCAGCGCGACATCCACGGCGTGGGCCCGGGCGGCGGCCAGGATCTCGTCGCCGCGGGCCACCTGGGCCACGACCTCGAAATCCGGCTCCAGGCCGAGCAGCGCGGCCAGGGCCTCCCGGACCATGGCCTGGTCCTCGGCGAGCAAGAGCCTGATCATGCCCCGGATCCTATGGGGACACGGGCGGTGAGGGTGAAGCCAGGACCGGCCTGCGTACCGAGCGTGCCGCCTGCCTTGGCGAGGCGCTCGGCCAGGCCGGTGAGTCCGTTGCCGTGCGGGCCTGCCACGGCGTTCCTGCCGTCGTCACGCACCACGAGTTCGAGACGGCGGCCGCCCAGGGTCTGCCGGGAGCTGAGCGCGACCGTGCAGTGGCGGGCCGCGCTGTGGCGTACGACGTTGGTGATGCCCTCGCGCAGCGCCCAGGCCAGGGCGGCCTCCTGGTCCTCGTCCAGGTCGCCGGTCCGGCAGTCGTCCGGCACATCGGTGGGCACATCGGCCACGATGCCTGCGGCAGCCAACGCGGTACGGGCGCCCGCCAGTTCGCCGGGCAGGGTGGGGCGGCGGTAGCCGGTGACCGCTTCCCGTACGTCCGTCAGCGCCTGTCGGCTGACCTGCTCGATGTCCGCGACCTGGGTGGCCGCCTGTTCCGGCCGGCCGGGCAGCATCCGGCCGGCCAGCTCGGACTTGAGGGTGATCACCGACAGGGAGTGGCCGAGGAGGTCGTGGAGGTCGCGGGCCATCCGCAGCCGCTCCTCGTTGGCGGCGAGCTGGGCGACCGTGGCGCGGGCCTCCTTCAGCTCGACCGTCGTACGGATCAGTTGCCGCACCCCGGTCATCGCGAATCCGCCGAGCAGCGCCGGGATGAGCAACGGCCCCGCGAGCTCCAGCGGATGGTCGTCGCGGAGCGAGAGGAGGCACATCAGCGCCGTGGTCCCGAGGATTCCCCAGGTCGCCCTGCGCAACGACAGGACCGCGCCGCAGTTCACCGCCACGTACACGAAGAGCACGAGCCAGGGGGAGCCGAGGGCGAGGTTGAGCCCGATGGCGAGCGCGCCGAGGACTGCCAGGCTGAGGTGGACCGTCCTCGGCGAGAGCATGCGGCTGGTGTTCCGGAAGACGGTGACGAGATACAGGCCGACGAAGACGGTCAGCCCGCTCCAGCCGAGCGCCTGCCCGGCGGCCGGGTAGCGGCCGTCGAGCAGCGCGTTCAGCGGGGTCCCGAGGAAGATCAGCCAGATGCCGATCCAGAGCATCTTCCTGGCGGCTTCCCTGGTGTTCTCCGGTACCTTCCCGATGCCGACCGCTCGTTCCTGGTTCACGCCTTCAGTGTGTCCTTCCGGTACAGCCAGGCGGCGCCGCCCGCGAAGATGAGGAAGTACACGAAGAGGATGACGACGTCCTTGGCGTGCGGGGCGTTGCCCAGCTCGATGGCCTGGCCGAGACCGGCGTACGCGTGGGTGGGCAGCCACTCCGCGATGTTCTGCAGCCACGTCGGGAAGGTCGTCGTGGGGATCCAGAGGCCGCCGAGGATGGAGAGGCCGAAGTAGATGATCATCGTGATCGGCCGGACCGCGTCACCGCTGGCGATGTACCCGATGGCGACCCCGAGCGCGGCGAAGACCAGGCTGCCGGCCCAGATGACTCCGGTCAGGGCGAGCCACTGCCAGGCGTCGAACCGTACGTTCTTGGCGATCGCCGCCACGATGAAGACGACGACGATGCACGGCAGCGTGACCACGGCCGCACTGCCGATCTTCGCGAGGACGTAGCCACGGCCCGGCAGCGAGGTGAGGCGCAGCTGGCGCACCCAGCCCTTCTCGCGCTCCTTCGCGATGCGTTCGCTGTTGCCCATGAGGACGGCGGTGAGCGCGCCGAAGGAGGCCATCGCGACCACGTAGAAGTTCTGCAGGGTGAGGCCGGTTCCGCTCACCCGGCCCGACGACGCCCCGCTGGAGATGATCAGGTAGAGGATCGAGGGGTAGAGGATCGAGAAGAACATGAACTTCCGGTTCCGCAGGGTCCGGATGATTTCGAGCTTGACCAGGGTCCTCATACTGCTTTGGCCTCCTCGGCCTCGGTGATGGCGACGAAGGCCTGCTCCAGGCCGAGGCCCGCGACTTCGAGGTTGCGGGGGTAGAGCCCGAGTCCGTACAGCGCGTGGACGGTGGCGTCGGCGTCGGACGACTGGATACGGACGGTGCGGCCGGAGACGTCGAAGGCCGTCAGGAACGGGAGACCGCGCAGCGCGTCCTCGTCGATGGCGCCCTCCAGGTCGAAGGCGATCCGCCGGGCACCGGCCTTGGCCTTGATCTCGGACGCGGTCCCGTCGGCGAGCAGCCGGCCCTTGTGGAGGACCAGGACGCGGTCGGCGATGGCGTCCGCCTCCTCCAGGTAGTGCGTGGCGAAGAGGACCGTACGGCCCTGGTCGGCCTGTTCGCGCATGGTGGCCCAGAAGGCGTGCCGCGCGGAGACGTCCATGCCGGTGGTCGGCTCGTCGAGGACGATCAGGTCGTTGTCCCCCGCCGTCGCCAGCGCGAAGCGGACTCGCTGCTCCTGGCCGCCGGAGAGCTTGTTGACCATGCGGTCGGCGATCTGCGTGATGCCCGCGCGGTCGAGTACGTCGGCGACCGGACGCGGGTGGCGGTGCAGGTCGCAGGCCAGCTGGACCAGCTCGCGGACCTTGACCTCCTCCATCAGGCCGCCGCTCTGCAGCATCGCGCCGACGCGGCCGTCCCTGATGGCCTGCTCCGGGGTGGTGCCGAAGACCCGGACGGTGCCCGAGTCGGCATTGCGCAGTCCGAGCAGGAGGTCGAGCGCCGATGACTTGCCCGCCCCGTTGGGACCGAGGAGTGCGACGGTCTCGCCGGGGTGCAGATCAAGCGTGAGCCCGGCTACGGCGTGCACCTCGCCGTAGCTCTTGTTCACGTTCTCGAAGCTCGCCACGGTGGTGGGCGGTGCTGTCGTCTTCGTCATGGGACCAGCGTCGCGCAACGGGGGCCCTGGCGGCAGAGCAGCCTGTCGTGAGTCGTCGATGACAGATGTCATACCGGGGCCATGACACGGCCCCCGCCGGTGTGTTGACGCTGTCGGTCGGCGTCAGGTGGTCGGCGGGGGCCGGGCAGTCCGGATGTGCGTGGCAGCTGCCGCGGTCAGCTCGGGTTGAGGCTGATCGTGGCGGTGCGCTCCGCGGGCGTCTTGCCGAGCAGCGCGGTCTGCATGGCCTGCGCCACGTCCGTCGCCGAGACCGGGTGCTTCTGCCCGTCACCCTTGGTGATCATGACGCCGTCGAAGACGCCTTCCAGGAGCTGGGTGATGGCGGTCCGGTTGTAGGTCTGTTCGAGCCGGCCGTTGACGGGCTTCATGGAGAGGATCTTGGGGAGCGACTTC
This window harbors:
- a CDS encoding response regulator transcription factor; this translates as MIRLLLAEDQAMVREALAALLGLEPDFEVVAQVARGDEILAAARAHAVDVALLDIEMPGMTGIEAAAQLHRELPALKVVVLTTFGRPGYLRRAMESGAHAFLVKDAPAAQLATAVRKVLDGERVIDPTLAAAALSDGANPLTDREREVLRAAADGSTNAELAAALHLSQGTVRNYLSTAIQKLTARNRAEAVRIAREKGWL
- a CDS encoding sensor histidine kinase, which codes for MNQERAVGIGKVPENTREAARKMLWIGIWLIFLGTPLNALLDGRYPAAGQALGWSGLTVFVGLYLVTVFRNTSRMLSPRTVHLSLAVLGALAIGLNLALGSPWLVLFVYVAVNCGAVLSLRRATWGILGTTALMCLLSLRDDHPLELAGPLLIPALLGGFAMTGVRQLIRTTVELKEARATVAQLAANEERLRMARDLHDLLGHSLSVITLKSELAGRMLPGRPEQAATQVADIEQVSRQALTDVREAVTGYRRPTLPGELAGARTALAAAGIVADVPTDVPDDCRTGDLDEDQEAALAWALREGITNVVRHSAARHCTVALSSRQTLGGRRLELVVRDDGRNAVAGPHGNGLTGLAERLAKAGGTLGTQAGPGFTLTARVPIGSGA
- a CDS encoding ABC transporter permease, which encodes MRTLVKLEIIRTLRNRKFMFFSILYPSILYLIISSGASSGRVSGTGLTLQNFYVVAMASFGALTAVLMGNSERIAKEREKGWVRQLRLTSLPGRGYVLAKIGSAAVVTLPCIVVVFIVAAIAKNVRFDAWQWLALTGVIWAGSLVFAALGVAIGYIASGDAVRPITMIIYFGLSILGGLWIPTTTFPTWLQNIAEWLPTHAYAGLGQAIELGNAPHAKDVVILFVYFLIFAGGAAWLYRKDTLKA
- a CDS encoding ABC transporter ATP-binding protein, whose amino-acid sequence is MTKTTAPPTTVASFENVNKSYGEVHAVAGLTLDLHPGETVALLGPNGAGKSSALDLLLGLRNADSGTVRVFGTTPEQAIRDGRVGAMLQSGGLMEEVKVRELVQLACDLHRHPRPVADVLDRAGITQIADRMVNKLSGGQEQRVRFALATAGDNDLIVLDEPTTGMDVSARHAFWATMREQADQGRTVLFATHYLEEADAIADRVLVLHKGRLLADGTASEIKAKAGARRIAFDLEGAIDEDALRGLPFLTAFDVSGRTVRIQSSDADATVHALYGLGLYPRNLEVAGLGLEQAFVAITEAEEAKAV